In Equus przewalskii isolate Varuska chromosome 22, EquPr2, whole genome shotgun sequence, the following proteins share a genomic window:
- the LRRC19 gene encoding leucine-rich repeat-containing protein 19, producing the protein MKTMCIMILFWPLSVLLSDESQTSQTEVKCNFTEKNYSLIPADINENVTILDLSYNQITLNVTDTSVLQTYFLLTELYLMENNVAILDNNSFSNLSNLEILNICRNSIHVIQQGAFTGLNKLKQLHLCQNKILQLNPDIFVPLKNLKLLNLQGNLLSYFDVPQLFHLELIILYGNPWNCSCSLLNLQNWLNTSNVTLDNENITMCSYPDILNCYSIKTVPYKGECYSQFPSFVSEDLYIHLQSISNSTFNCSLNNLTTTEHEPLGKSWAFLVGVVVTALMTSLLIFMAIKCPIWYNILLSYNHHRLEEHEAEIHEDGFTGNPSSLSQIPDTNSEGCAGTFEQLHSFAVDDDGFIEDKYIDTHELCEEN; encoded by the exons ATGAAAACCATGTGCATCATGATCTTGTTTTGGCCCCTCTCTGTGCTATTATCAGACGAAAGCCAGACTTCTCAAACA gaagTCAAATGTAATTTCACTGAAAAGAATTATTCTTTGATTCCAGCGGATATCAATGAAAACGTTACTATTCTTGATCTCAGTTATAATCAAATTACTCTGAATGTTACAGACACGAGTGTTCTACAGACTTATTTTTTACTCACTGAGCTCTATTTGATGGAGAACAATGTTGCTATCTTAGATAATAATAGTTTTAGTAACCTCTCCAatctagaaattttaaatatctgtagAAATTCCATCCACGTAATTCAACAGGGTGCATTTACAGGCTTAAATAAACTAAAACAGTTACATCtctgccaaaacaaaatattacaacTGAATCCTGATATATTTGTGCCTCTAAAAAACCTGAAACTTCTGAATCTGCAAGGCAATTTGTTAAGCTATTTTGATGTACCACAACTGTTTCATCtggaattaataattttatatggaAATCCATGGAACTGCTCTTGTAGTCTCTTGAATTTGCAGAACTGGTTGAACACCTCGAATGTGACACTAG ATAATGAGAACATCACCATGTGTAGCTACCCAGATATCCTGAATTGCTACAGTATCAAAACAGTTCCTTACAAGGGTGAATGCTACTCACAATTTCCTTCATTTGTATCTGAAGATCTTTATATCCATCTTCAGTCCATTAGCAACTCAACATTTAATTGCTCTTTGAACAACTTAACAACAACAG AACATGAACCTCTTGGAAAAAGCTGGGCCTTTCTTGTTGGTGTTGTGGTCACTGCACTGATGACTTCACTCCTCATTTTTATGGCTATCAAATGCCCAATATGGTACAATATTCTGCTTAGCTACAATCATCATCGCCTGGAAGAGCATGAAGCCGAAATCCATGAAGATGGTTTTACTGGAAATCCAAGTTCTCTTTCACAGATACCAGATACAAACTCTGAAGGCTGTGCAGGAACATTTGAACAACTACATTCATTTGCGGTAGATGATGATGGGTTTATTGAAGACAAATATATAGACACTCATGAGTTATGTGAAGAAAactaa